In Candidatus Flexicrinis affinis, the following are encoded in one genomic region:
- a CDS encoding methyltransferase domain-containing protein, with protein sequence MTPQSSSAFSNASAYDGYVGRWSRLVGQSFIAWLNPPPGRTWLDMGAGTGILTEIVIEHAAPQKIVGVDLSPEYIEVARQRVRDARAEFVVADAQSPIADAGSYDIAISGLVLNFVPDPQQAVNRMAEAVRPGGQVAAYVWDYGGRMEMMRHFWDAATVVDPSAAEQDSGPRFAIARPENLRAAFEAARLRAVETTPIDAPTHFASFDDYWLPFLGAQGSVSKYLRSLDEAGREAIREQLTRQLPIASDGTIDLIARAWAVKGAKPQTG encoded by the coding sequence ATGACGCCACAATCAAGCTCCGCATTCAGCAATGCCAGCGCGTACGATGGCTATGTCGGGCGCTGGAGCCGCCTCGTCGGCCAGTCGTTCATCGCGTGGCTGAACCCACCGCCGGGTCGCACGTGGCTCGATATGGGCGCGGGAACGGGCATCCTGACCGAAATCGTCATCGAGCACGCGGCGCCGCAGAAGATCGTCGGGGTGGATCTCTCGCCGGAGTACATCGAGGTCGCACGCCAGCGCGTCCGCGACGCACGCGCCGAATTCGTGGTGGCCGACGCGCAGAGTCCGATCGCGGATGCCGGCTCTTACGACATCGCCATCTCCGGCCTCGTGTTGAACTTCGTGCCTGATCCGCAGCAGGCGGTGAACCGCATGGCCGAAGCCGTACGGCCCGGCGGACAGGTCGCGGCCTACGTGTGGGACTACGGCGGGCGTATGGAGATGATGCGCCATTTCTGGGACGCCGCTACCGTGGTCGATCCATCCGCCGCCGAGCAGGATTCCGGCCCACGGTTCGCGATCGCACGGCCAGAAAACCTGCGCGCGGCCTTCGAGGCGGCCCGGCTGCGCGCGGTCGAGACCACGCCAATTGACGCCCCCACCCACTTCGCCAGCTTTGACGATTACTGGCTCCCGTTCCTCGGGGCGCAAGGTTCGGTGTCGAAGTACTTGCGCAGTCTGGACGAGGCCGGGCGCGAAGCGATCCGCGAACAGCTCACCCGGCAGCTTCCGATCGCCTCGGATGGCACGATCGACCTGATCGCCCGGGCGTGGGCGGTCAAGGGGGCCAAGCCGCAGACCGGTTGA
- a CDS encoding DUF3160 domain-containing protein, with protein MRQLVILLLALSLLVPAPSANAQEACGDAPTPRVDVGAAAYVMFTDGTPLNVRSAPGTSAERIDQLPEGTAFTIGDGPTCADGYYWWRIDYGDGQQGWVAEGDAEEYFFAPGTAAVQGGVVDLDIFKDTTDNGQCPEVASRFSEGDFVELAPGVSFTYTNASGEPASIGADEWFHLFRGPLCVSGAIVWEAEGAYYGFIPEFLNGAYLLEPFEFNPAEPVALGITADAPVITTPVLPVPTVTPDERLVAGEFAGLWTFTSGPDPLLLEMPDAYSGDFPSLPINLDAVRFVADAGLTDAQLRTLAQNGFVVVPGDAPYFDRAYFEGWDHTEGKADFITTDALLDTLYQLYENTLKYLEMERLYGEASGIVASSLVSAQQQWEAVAGTPLEEPARRAAIYYAVAALALERGALDYTGSYPQLTSISEAFIGLDPDIRAEAEAVYAMIATEEGSGKVPILTDYTEDFSQYKPRSYYPSSGALSSYFRAMMWLGRITFRTKDRIDTQTGLLATRALAQSGAYDNWANLDETLAWLVGPVDDLSPRDVLPLMRTTYGDDLPLTAMADDALTDQVLAGLLALPGPKINSIELPIGITEGELDEFTRGIRVFGQRFTFDGYVMQNLIYPAVGEREKSRALPMVEDVAAVLGSDLAFVVTDEAGATDFLNYTENLGELRDEVNTITAEAWQETLYGGWLSALQPLLVRDDALYPPLMQTDAWKYKDINTFAGSYTQLKHATLLYAEQPYGGLGGGGWLPPVTSYSVIEPNPLVFARIAIASNSLMLGLESRGYLDNAQLLSAVRFAGGQIASMSSELADLAVRELRGEPLTEDEYYDLQEFFAQRLSAIRIILQEAIPDPPERMALIADIASNPSAGTVLYTAVGNVDTLWVVTNSPLGLQLTRGFVYSSYQFTGDIQSRLTDDDWRARVEAGDLPPRPSWTSTYLVP; from the coding sequence ATGCGTCAGCTTGTAATTCTGTTGCTGGCACTCAGTTTGCTTGTCCCGGCGCCGAGCGCCAACGCGCAAGAGGCGTGCGGGGACGCACCCACACCGCGAGTGGACGTCGGTGCCGCGGCGTACGTCATGTTCACCGACGGCACGCCGCTCAACGTCCGATCCGCGCCGGGGACGTCGGCCGAACGAATCGATCAACTGCCTGAAGGCACCGCTTTCACCATCGGCGACGGGCCGACGTGCGCCGACGGCTACTACTGGTGGCGGATCGACTACGGCGACGGTCAACAGGGGTGGGTCGCCGAGGGCGATGCCGAGGAGTACTTCTTCGCGCCCGGCACGGCCGCCGTGCAGGGTGGGGTAGTCGACCTCGATATATTCAAAGATACAACCGACAACGGGCAGTGCCCGGAAGTTGCGAGCCGCTTCAGCGAAGGCGACTTCGTCGAACTCGCGCCCGGTGTTTCGTTCACCTACACCAACGCTAGCGGCGAGCCTGCGTCGATCGGGGCAGACGAATGGTTCCACCTGTTCCGCGGGCCGCTTTGCGTTTCCGGCGCGATCGTGTGGGAGGCGGAAGGCGCGTACTACGGGTTCATCCCGGAATTCCTGAACGGCGCGTACCTGCTGGAACCGTTCGAATTTAACCCGGCTGAGCCGGTCGCGCTGGGCATTACCGCCGACGCGCCGGTCATCACCACGCCGGTACTGCCCGTGCCGACCGTCACCCCCGACGAACGTCTGGTCGCCGGCGAGTTCGCCGGGCTGTGGACGTTCACCAGCGGGCCGGACCCGCTGCTGCTGGAGATGCCCGATGCCTATAGCGGCGACTTCCCCAGCCTGCCGATCAACCTCGACGCGGTGCGCTTCGTGGCCGACGCTGGCCTGACCGATGCGCAGCTTCGCACGTTGGCGCAGAACGGCTTCGTGGTCGTCCCCGGCGACGCGCCGTACTTCGATCGCGCCTACTTCGAAGGCTGGGATCACACCGAAGGCAAGGCCGACTTCATTACGACCGACGCGCTGCTCGATACGCTGTATCAGCTCTACGAGAACACGCTCAAGTACCTCGAGATGGAACGGCTGTACGGGGAAGCGTCGGGGATCGTCGCGTCGAGCCTCGTGAGCGCCCAGCAGCAGTGGGAGGCTGTGGCCGGGACACCGCTCGAAGAACCGGCGCGGCGGGCTGCGATCTACTACGCGGTAGCGGCGCTGGCGCTCGAACGCGGCGCGTTGGATTACACCGGCAGTTATCCCCAACTGACCTCCATCAGCGAGGCGTTCATCGGGCTGGACCCGGACATCCGCGCCGAGGCCGAAGCGGTCTACGCGATGATCGCGACCGAAGAAGGCTCCGGCAAGGTGCCGATCCTCACCGACTACACCGAAGACTTCAGCCAGTACAAGCCGCGCAGCTATTACCCCAGCTCGGGCGCGCTGAGTAGCTACTTCCGCGCGATGATGTGGCTGGGCCGGATCACCTTCCGCACCAAGGACCGCATCGACACGCAGACCGGCTTGCTGGCGACACGCGCGTTGGCGCAGTCCGGCGCGTACGACAACTGGGCCAACCTCGACGAGACGCTGGCGTGGCTCGTCGGGCCGGTCGACGACCTCAGCCCGCGCGACGTGCTGCCACTGATGCGCACGACCTACGGAGACGACCTGCCGCTCACGGCGATGGCCGACGACGCGCTGACCGATCAGGTTCTCGCGGGGCTGCTGGCGCTGCCGGGGCCGAAGATCAACAGCATCGAACTGCCGATCGGGATCACCGAAGGCGAACTGGACGAATTCACACGCGGTATTCGCGTGTTCGGGCAGCGCTTCACGTTCGACGGCTACGTGATGCAGAACCTGATCTACCCGGCCGTGGGCGAACGCGAGAAATCGCGCGCGCTGCCGATGGTCGAGGACGTGGCGGCGGTGCTGGGCAGCGACTTGGCGTTCGTCGTCACTGACGAAGCCGGCGCGACCGACTTCCTGAACTACACCGAAAACCTCGGCGAACTGCGCGACGAGGTCAACACGATCACAGCCGAGGCGTGGCAGGAAACGCTTTATGGCGGGTGGCTGTCGGCGCTTCAGCCGCTGCTGGTGCGCGACGACGCGCTGTATCCGCCGCTGATGCAGACCGACGCGTGGAAGTACAAGGACATCAACACGTTCGCCGGCAGCTATACGCAGCTCAAACACGCCACCCTGCTGTATGCCGAACAGCCTTACGGCGGTCTCGGCGGCGGTGGCTGGCTGCCGCCGGTCACCAGCTACAGCGTGATCGAGCCGAATCCGCTGGTGTTCGCGCGCATTGCGATCGCGTCAAACTCGCTCATGCTCGGGTTGGAGTCGCGCGGCTACCTCGACAACGCCCAACTGCTGTCGGCGGTGCGTTTTGCCGGCGGCCAGATCGCGTCGATGTCGTCTGAGCTGGCCGATCTGGCGGTGCGCGAACTGCGCGGCGAGCCGCTCACCGAGGACGAGTACTACGACCTGCAGGAGTTCTTCGCGCAGCGCCTGAGCGCGATCCGCATCATCCTGCAGGAGGCGATCCCCGACCCACCGGAGCGCATGGCGCTGATCGCGGATATCGCCAGCAACCCGTCTGCAGGCACGGTGCTGTACACGGCGGTCGGCAACGTCGACACGCTGTGGGTGGTGACCAACAGCCCGCTCGGCTTGCAGCTCACGCGCGGGTTCGTCTACAGCAGCTATCAGTTCACCGGCGACATTCAGTCGCGGCTGACCGACGACGATTGGCGCGCGCGGGTCGAGGCGGGCGATCTACCGCCGCGGCCAAGCTGGACGAGCACATACCTCGTGCCGTAG
- a CDS encoding tRNA (guanine(46)-N(7))-methyltransferase TrmB, producing the protein MRLAPRLSSLTLPWPCDWDALFADDAPAGGPLILEIGFGYGHFLKHLSAQYPRARIVGVEIANECLVHVDKMRDRGDLPNVRAVFSRAETALYHLFGPASLDQIHVNFPDPWFKARHERRRLMTPANLAVMASRLKPGGMLYLATDIHDYALMSDEALRETAGLVNTLPAPWSDEPLPGRIVTKYERKAIAEGRERHYFAYRRDATALPDLPVITEAEMPHITLALPLTAPEIAAAFVPFSAKAAAREPRGIAGQISVNASEAFTGRGAVLVECYVSEPTIHQHVAVMIVPIKERPGEWAVGLGTLGSPRPTDGIHFAVRQVAEWVESLHPDARVTGDKARTGFESLAPDARSE; encoded by the coding sequence GTGAGGCTTGCCCCGCGCCTGAGCAGCCTCACGCTGCCGTGGCCGTGCGATTGGGACGCGCTGTTCGCGGATGACGCTCCCGCCGGCGGCCCGCTGATCCTCGAGATCGGCTTTGGCTACGGGCACTTTCTCAAACACTTGTCAGCGCAGTACCCGCGGGCGCGTATCGTCGGCGTGGAAATCGCCAACGAGTGTCTCGTTCATGTCGACAAAATGCGCGACCGCGGCGATCTGCCCAACGTGCGCGCCGTGTTTTCGCGCGCGGAGACGGCGCTGTATCACCTGTTCGGACCGGCATCGCTCGATCAGATTCACGTCAACTTTCCCGACCCGTGGTTTAAGGCACGCCACGAACGCCGCCGCCTGATGACCCCGGCCAACCTCGCCGTCATGGCCTCGCGCCTGAAGCCGGGCGGGATGCTGTACTTGGCGACCGACATCCACGACTACGCGCTGATGAGCGACGAGGCGCTGCGCGAGACGGCAGGGCTGGTCAACACGCTGCCCGCGCCGTGGTCGGACGAGCCGCTGCCCGGGCGCATCGTCACCAAATACGAGCGCAAGGCCATCGCCGAGGGCCGCGAACGCCATTACTTCGCCTACCGGCGGGACGCCACCGCGCTGCCCGACCTGCCCGTGATTACGGAGGCTGAGATGCCGCACATCACGCTTGCCCTGCCCTTGACCGCGCCGGAGATCGCCGCCGCGTTTGTGCCGTTCTCGGCCAAAGCTGCGGCGCGCGAGCCGCGCGGGATCGCCGGCCAGATTTCGGTCAATGCGTCGGAGGCGTTCACAGGGCGCGGCGCGGTGCTGGTCGAGTGCTATGTCAGCGAGCCGACGATTCACCAGCACGTCGCCGTGATGATCGTGCCGATCAAGGAACGCCCCGGCGAGTGGGCGGTGGGTCTGGGGACGCTCGGCAGCCCGCGCCCGACCGACGGCATCCATTTCGCCGTGCGGCAGGTGGCGGAATGGGTCGAATCGCTGCACCCCGACGCCCGTGTGACCGGCGACAAAGCCCGCACCGGGTTTGAGTCGCTCGCGCCTGACGCCCGCAGCGAGTGA
- a CDS encoding fumarylacetoacetate hydrolase family protein translates to MTAWTGDMLSLLEAGITPNETSIHYPLSEVTLRPPLHPRKIVAIGKNYADHAKEMGGEAPADPLMFAKLPSAVIAHGEAITWSQAVSQEVDWEGELAVVIGKRASHVTAEDVFKYIYGYTVANDVTARDLQAKEPQWVRGKGMDTFCPLGPAIVTRKDVADPHALKITTTVNGETMQDGSTADMIHKVDSLIAYITRWITLEPGDIILTGTPSGVGKGMKPPRFLQDGDTVSVTIEGIGTLTNTCKALP, encoded by the coding sequence ATGACCGCTTGGACCGGCGATATGCTCTCGCTGCTCGAAGCCGGGATCACGCCCAACGAAACCAGCATCCATTACCCGCTCAGCGAGGTCACGCTGCGCCCGCCGCTGCACCCGCGAAAGATCGTCGCCATCGGCAAGAACTACGCCGACCACGCCAAAGAAATGGGCGGCGAAGCCCCGGCCGATCCGCTGATGTTCGCCAAGCTGCCAAGCGCCGTCATCGCCCATGGCGAGGCGATCACGTGGAGTCAGGCCGTCTCGCAGGAGGTCGACTGGGAGGGCGAGCTGGCGGTCGTGATCGGCAAGCGCGCCAGCCATGTGACCGCCGAAGATGTGTTCAAGTACATTTACGGCTACACTGTCGCCAACGACGTCACCGCGCGCGACCTGCAAGCCAAAGAGCCGCAGTGGGTGCGCGGCAAGGGCATGGACACCTTCTGCCCGCTGGGGCCGGCGATCGTCACGCGCAAGGACGTGGCCGATCCGCACGCCCTAAAGATCACGACGACGGTCAACGGCGAGACCATGCAGGATGGCAGCACCGCCGACATGATCCACAAGGTCGACAGCCTGATCGCTTACATCACGCGCTGGATTACGCTCGAACCGGGCGACATCATCCTGACCGGCACGCCGTCGGGCGTCGGCAAGGGCATGAAACCGCCGCGCTTCCTGCAGGACGGCGACACCGTGTCGGTAACCATTGAGGGCATCGGGACGCTGACCAATACGTGCAAGGCGCTGCCGTGA
- a CDS encoding Uma2 family endonuclease, with amino-acid sequence MTFPNPIVDVQRAAVSGNVYAALRQYADETQNGTAFPPGLFYALWHGTPDVNRARVPDASYIRRERLDAHHDDLMPFHGAPDLAVLVVSQTDPTIFKLEAVRDFLAAGSTQVWMCFTAPLFEVHVYQADQPGIIRAYRGREAIDAGAVLPGFKLTVDQVFALPF; translated from the coding sequence ATGACATTTCCGAACCCGATTGTTGACGTACAGCGTGCCGCGGTGAGCGGCAACGTGTATGCTGCCCTGCGCCAATATGCCGATGAAACTCAGAACGGCACCGCTTTCCCGCCGGGGCTGTTCTACGCCTTGTGGCACGGCACGCCGGACGTCAACCGCGCGCGCGTGCCGGATGCCAGTTACATCCGCCGCGAGCGCCTTGACGCACACCACGACGACCTGATGCCGTTCCATGGCGCGCCGGACTTGGCTGTGCTGGTCGTCAGCCAGACCGATCCGACGATCTTCAAGCTGGAGGCCGTGCGCGACTTTCTGGCGGCGGGCAGCACGCAGGTGTGGATGTGCTTCACCGCGCCGCTGTTCGAGGTCCACGTCTATCAAGCCGATCAGCCGGGCATCATCCGGGCGTACCGCGGGCGCGAGGCGATCGACGCCGGAGCGGTGCTGCCGGGGTTCAAACTCACCGTCGATCAGGTATTTGCGCTGCCGTTCTAG
- a CDS encoding peptidoglycan bridge formation glycyltransferase FemA/FemB family protein: MLTPATPSAAAWDAFVRAHPQAHVLQLAAWAEHKTHFGWAYERVALSDSGGAIHAGAQVLIRPLPGRLFTLAYIPHGGFVTDDSQWPALIDAVAGAVRKHRAVFLKWEPGLYADDAAPDPAALGFRPSAQTVQPPRTIVLDITADDDAILARMNQGTRRKIRQSQKAGVRTFEAAASDVARFCDLMTATGTRNDFGVHSAAYYQLAYDLFAPRDAALILAEHDGDLLAGVMVFAVEGASGGPAWYLYGASSDAKREMMASYAVQWAAIQWAKARGCATYDLWGVPDADETDLEAQFQSRSDGLWGVYGFKRGWGGQVVRTLGAWDKPLIPPLYWAFRQALRLRRGVE; this comes from the coding sequence ATGCTGACGCCCGCCACCCCGTCCGCCGCCGCGTGGGATGCGTTCGTGCGTGCCCATCCGCAGGCGCACGTTCTGCAGCTTGCCGCGTGGGCCGAGCATAAGACTCACTTCGGCTGGGCGTACGAACGGGTCGCGCTGAGCGACTCCGGCGGCGCGATTCACGCCGGCGCGCAGGTGCTGATTCGTCCGCTGCCGGGTCGGCTGTTCACGCTGGCGTACATCCCGCACGGCGGGTTCGTGACCGACGACTCGCAGTGGCCGGCGTTGATCGACGCGGTGGCCGGCGCTGTCCGCAAGCATCGCGCCGTGTTCCTCAAGTGGGAGCCGGGACTGTACGCGGATGACGCCGCGCCCGATCCCGCCGCGCTCGGCTTCCGGCCGTCGGCGCAAACTGTGCAGCCGCCGCGCACCATCGTGCTCGACATCACGGCGGACGACGACGCCATTCTCGCGCGCATGAATCAAGGCACACGGCGCAAGATCCGCCAATCGCAGAAGGCCGGCGTGCGCACGTTCGAGGCCGCGGCCAGCGATGTCGCACGCTTCTGTGACTTGATGACGGCCACCGGCACCCGCAACGATTTTGGCGTCCACAGTGCCGCCTACTACCAGCTCGCGTACGACCTGTTCGCCCCGCGTGACGCCGCGCTGATCCTCGCCGAACACGACGGTGACCTGCTGGCCGGCGTGATGGTGTTCGCCGTCGAGGGTGCAAGCGGCGGGCCGGCGTGGTATTTGTATGGCGCGTCGAGCGACGCCAAGCGCGAGATGATGGCGAGCTACGCGGTGCAGTGGGCGGCGATCCAATGGGCCAAAGCGCGCGGATGCGCCACCTACGACCTGTGGGGCGTGCCTGACGCGGACGAAACCGACCTCGAGGCACAGTTCCAGTCTCGCAGCGACGGCTTGTGGGGCGTGTACGGCTTCAAGCGCGGCTGGGGCGGGCAGGTCGTCCGCACGCTCGGCGCGTGGGACAAGCCGCTTATCCCGCCGCTGTACTGGGCATTCCGGCAAGCCCTCCGCCTACGGCGGGGCGTTGAGTGA
- a CDS encoding aldo/keto reductase — MTAKASGTFMLGGDLPIHRLGFGAMRITGKGIWGNPPDHDEAIRVLKRLPELDINFIDTADSYGPFVSEDLIREALHPYGSTIVATKGGLTRHGPNSWHAVGRPEYLRQCVLMSLRRLNVERIDLWQLHRIDPKVDRDEQFQVIADMQREGLIRHVGLSEVSVEEIEAARKFFPVVSVQNLYNLVHRHSEDVLDYCARENIGFIPWFPLAAGRLSDDGSVLSDIATRLNATPSQVALAWVLKRSPVMLPIPGTGKLAHLEENTAAADLVLSDDDFKTLDDLGRVEWAKSQKS, encoded by the coding sequence ATGACGGCAAAAGCAAGTGGAACGTTCATGCTCGGTGGCGACCTCCCGATCCACCGGCTCGGCTTCGGCGCCATGCGCATCACCGGCAAGGGCATCTGGGGCAATCCGCCCGACCACGACGAGGCCATCCGCGTCCTCAAGCGCCTGCCGGAGCTGGACATCAACTTCATCGACACCGCCGACTCGTACGGGCCGTTCGTCAGCGAAGACCTGATCCGCGAGGCGCTGCACCCGTACGGCAGCACGATCGTTGCCACCAAGGGCGGCCTGACCCGTCACGGTCCGAACAGCTGGCACGCGGTCGGTCGGCCGGAATACCTGCGTCAATGCGTGCTGATGAGCTTGCGCCGGCTCAACGTCGAGCGCATCGACCTGTGGCAGCTGCACCGCATCGACCCGAAGGTCGACCGCGACGAACAGTTTCAGGTCATCGCCGACATGCAGCGCGAAGGGCTGATCCGGCACGTCGGCCTCAGCGAGGTCAGCGTCGAGGAGATCGAGGCCGCACGCAAGTTCTTCCCGGTCGTCAGCGTGCAGAACCTGTACAACCTCGTGCACCGCCACAGCGAGGATGTGCTGGACTACTGCGCGCGCGAAAACATCGGCTTCATCCCGTGGTTCCCGCTGGCCGCCGGGCGCCTGTCCGACGACGGCAGCGTGCTCAGCGACATCGCCACGCGGCTGAACGCCACACCTTCGCAGGTTGCGCTGGCGTGGGTGCTCAAGCGCAGCCCGGTCATGCTGCCGATCCCCGGCACGGGCAAGCTGGCGCACCTCGAAGAGAACACCGCCGCCGCCGATCTCGTCCTCAGCGACGACGACTTCAAGACGTTGGACGATCTCGGCCGCGTCGAGTGGGCGAAGTCGCAGAAGAGCTAA